The Paramormyrops kingsleyae isolate MSU_618 chromosome 12, PKINGS_0.4, whole genome shotgun sequence region acaaaacttctataaccgattattttgaacaatctatcattactcaaatgtgcgtacgaatggtcttgagtgtgcgtagattctgttcttagctaagaacaaattcagataagaaaacattggtgaatgtcagaatcttcgtaAAAAAAGTGCGTATGTGGgatttaagaacaaatttgttcttaagaacggttggtgaataAAGTCCATTGACACTGGATACCAGCgtcttctaaataaataaatgttatcgAGTCAGTCTAACACAAGTCGGATAAAACTAACAGCCGAGACTATTTATGCTGTGTATAAGGACAGAGAGATGCGTGGAGGGTAGAAGGAGGAACGGATCTGATTGTGTTTACCATGCTGCCCTGCGAAGCTCCTGTTAAACCCCCCCTTTTCAATGGAGACACGTGCACCAGCTGATGTCCCATGGTACAGTAGTTTCTCTCCAATCTCGCCTTCCCCATTCTTCTCCCGAAACTGTTCCAGTTTCACACTGTATGCTTGCCAAAGGTGAATGTTCTGCACACGCTCAATCTAGAAAAGAAACTTAGTACTTAAACCATAAAAGCTGTGCTTATTCAGAACATTTAACTAGCCATGTAACACTCTGCCtatatgatatataaaaagCCAATATCTTTTCACAAAAATAGCAGAAATAATATGAATAATGACTGTTTCTCTTTATACACTTTATACAATATTTTTGATCACtattcactttgtctcagagtGTAATGGTGATTACTGGCCATTATCACTTCATGTATAATGGGTTTTGACAGTATCTCACTTGTATAATTTGCTGGGCAGCGGTCCCCTGGAATCCGTTGGCCACTTTCTGGTATTCATCTGTGCCTGGCTGAAGAAGCACCTTTTTCAGTGACTCCCCCTGGGCCATAACATCCCAGGATTTAGGAGGGCTAACATCTGGAACCATCAGCACAAAAAGATATAGGTACTGTAGTAGTAATGAAACAGAAGCAGAAccaaaatacatttgaaatagAAATCTTCTAAAAGTTTCAATTCCCAACAACCATAACTGTCTTAATTGACAGAAGCAGCAATATAAGCAGGTGttgtaataaataatacatCTAAGAATAGTAGTAACATAATTAGCTACTGTAATAGCAGTAGTGACTATAGTACATGGGTAGCAGTAGCTGTAACAGTGGTAGAGGATGTGTAAAAATCTGCTAGTAAAATCAATGTAAATGTTAATTTTGTATATAACACAAACAGCAGTAAGTAGTTCTCACCTGTACTAAACTCTACCCTCTTCAGCTGATAGGTCCTTCCTGTGACATGGTGAATGGCCTGTTTTTTTCGTATGTCCACCCTGAGCTTTGCCTCTCCTGGGCCATCTACATCACAGGTGGTTCCAGAGTTGAAATATTCTTTCTCAATAATGTAATTAGCTTTCTTCTCTAGATCTTGCCAATCCCCCCCAGGGCTGCCGATTGACCACTTCACACTCACTGCCACcagttcctcctccctttcttGCAGCGTCCTGCGGAAGGCAATGCCTATAATCTGCTGCACCTCCCCCAGAAACTGCCACACCTCCTCTTTCAGGCCCTGGACTACAAAGCTCCTTCTTGTATCATCTGCCTGCTTTGGTCGTGCTTCCTTGATGCTAAGCTCCAGACCCTGTGCCTTGTCTATAACTGAGTCTAGCTCTGCCTGTGTGAGTTGTTCCAGCTCATCAGACTTCAACTCCTTTTCACACAGCTGCTTTTGTAGGACATTCTTAAGGTCTTCCTGAACCTTTCTGATGGCCTCCAGCCCAGGACCTGTCACACAAAATGTGGCTGGCGGGGGATGCAAGGAAGACAGTCGCAGTCCATGAGATTCTTGTTTTGACTTCTTGAATGTCTGGTAAATTTTTTTCACTATCTGCTTGCCTCTCTCTGTTGGAAGAGGAGTGGGTTATGATATGGAGAAGAAGAGAAATGCATAGATTAAGCAGGAAATTTGAAATCAGAAAAGAGGAGACTCatagggtgcttttccaccgtacttttggtacttcaataaagtaccaaaagtactgtacttcaaggtgttggttttccactggcataaaatcTGGTACTGGTGCTGAATGACTTCACAATGTGATGcaggtattttgtactgaattcaaaaAATGGCCATAgcatattatagggctggatgatgtgcaatattaatactgTCATCGCATgctatgcacatgcaattcttacattgCTAGTCAGATTAAGATCaagctttttcttaccttcagaTCTGTATGTAAATTATAGGTCAGTTTcactgaaacatttttactctcaaataggaaaaaaaaaacgtaggttttgcaattttaatgattattgcttttcaagattatgtagtatacgtttaaaaatcaatttaaagtttacctccactgcttttgcatgagtgctgcatgcattctctgagacaaattattttcatacttgctgtttaaatcactcctacaCAAGTCCATAGAGAGTCCATGTACTTATGCAATGACATTAATTTATACACCCATTTGATTGTCCCATTATTTATGTTCAGATTTAACTtgaactgtttttttcttttcttacatttttcatttattacaTTTGGACTGATATCCTGCCCAGCTgcccccctgcctcgtgccttATGCTGCTCTGGATAGTCCCCAGGCCCCAACTACAGCCTATTACTGGATAAGAATTTGGAAAATTAGTGAAATAATTAAATTCCGAAAGAATTTACTGTGATCAGTTACAACAACTACTTTATGTAAAGGAATGGGATGGATTGATCAGTTAGgacttaaatatttaaatgattattgtATCTGAATTCATTCTTAATACGTGATGATATAGGTTAATCCAGTATTGTTATATGTcaatgtttagttttttttcattTCGTCATTAGCCTACAGATAGCAATAcctcattttgcttttttttctcaaaCAGAGCACCTATGTTGTCCAGTTAAAATGTAGCTGAATGTGTCAGTGTGAgtctaaataaaaaataatgatacaGCATTGGTATATGCAGGAGACTGGCTGTGAAGGCTTACAGTACCTTTCAAGGTAGGAGGTGGAGCCATCTGTCCTATGCGACTCTCCAGCTCACACCTATAGAGGGCAGCAAAACCTTCTCAGTGCTGAACGCAGTGAACCAGGTATATCAATCAGGACTAGAGGAGTAGGTAGAAAAAGAAGAGCAGTGATGGAGGAACAAACAGAGTAAGAATGTACCTGAAGGTCTCAAACACCGGCCTTAGAAGGAGGATGATGCGGATGTGGGAGACGTCATCAGGGGACGAGTCCCTCACAACTGTGGCCATACCGTCCAACATTGATGCAGCGACCTTCTTGGCATCCAGCCCAGCTGCACCTGTCATTGTAGACAACCTATATGGTTAAATGGGACTTAGTGACTCACACAAAGAACTTGTCGGTCTCTGTTTAGGAaacaaacctgcacccacagcaGGAAAGGCCACTGATTTGTAACCCTTCTGTTGACAAAACTTCAGAACCTTTCCGCAAAGCTTCTGGACACGGTGCAAATCCGACTGAGCATAGATGTGTACGATGGCTTTACAGGCCAATGATCCTGACGTTGTGCTGCAGAACTCGTCGGACTGAGTCCGCACTGCGGACGAGGAGAAAGACAAAGCAACAGACCCTGCATTATCAATAATTGCTTGTTAATGATGTCAAACTAAATTGAGTGTTTGGGTTACTAACCTTGGTTAAATTCATCCAGAACCTTTTGCCCTGCTGCCATTAGAAGTGTGTTTGAGACACCTACAGAATACAAGCATATAAATTCAGATACAGTAAACATATTATTGTTAATGGTGATATAACATAAAACTGCAATAAACTGCATAGGTATGACAGAGCATGCAGCATAAATTATTTGGTAATAATTTAAGTAATATTCCAGACAtttgtgcatctgtgaatatgTGCTTTGTTTCTTCGGCTACAATAAAATGCACTGCATGTTTATAGGAACTGCAAAGGAGAAAGTGTTACCAGTTTGCTTGTCAGTGGAATTTGCAGAATTAACAATAACATCTGTAGTTTCATTAATGATGTCGCCAAAGACGAGCTGCAGCTTGACACTGCCCATCATGAATGTGATCTCATCCTGGGTGACAGAGACCCAGCTATAGAAAGATGCTGAAAGagaacagaaagaaagaaaatagaATGGTTAGTTAGGGTATTATTAGTCTTTAATAGTGATTTTTGGTATACAATTAATTGTGTGGCATTAATCTTACTCTGGTCTGGGAGCATAGCCATCTGAAACCCCCTTAGGTTCAGAACATCATGGCACGCCTGTAAAGCCTGGGGAATCGATATTCAGTGTCACCAATACTATCAATGTACAACTCAAGCAGACAATTAcacaaaaaatattcaaaaacatGTAGGTCAAGTAATAAGCTCTCCCTCAGCATATAAGTAATCGTTAATAATCTGTCAACATGGACCTGTACTCACTGCTGCGGAATGTTTGTCACTGGGATGAATGACTATATGGACTTGCAAAGTGGATGCTGATGTTCGGTTCTGCTCATGCCGCTGGATCTCCTCCAGCAGAACTTGGGCAGCAATTCGATGGGGAAATGCCAGGCTGATGCCAGTCCCCAACATAGGAAATGCCACTGAAGCCAATAACCAGGTATCACAAATGCACAAAATGTTCCTCAAACCCTTACGAAGGGTCTGTTAGGAGACAGCGGTGGTGGAAGACAAAGGAACAAGGCAAAGAAAActtgattttaaaattaaatatgcagcgaaatttgatcattttaaaatttctttGACAACACACAGATAGAACCGACCACACGAACCTGTACCGCTGCTCCTTGCGGATCCCCATCCCAGCGCGCACAGTGAAGAAAAATGATACTGCATCCAACTAGCCCCCCTTCGCCATCCACCACATGCAGTCCCCCAGGCACTGTAATCCAGGTCTGGGTTGTCTGCTCCAAACTAGTTGAAAATTGTCTCCCCCCCTTAATTAATAGGCATTTCCCCACCTTTGAGGACCGCGGCGCATCACCCAGCATGGGTGAGACAAGGGCATCTACCTGCAAGCCAAAGGGATCACAGGACAGGtagcaaaacaaaatgtaaaccaTCATGTCACATTTAGAGAACAGTCCCTTTTGTATTTAAACGAACATATGCTATGGTTATTATGTAGTCTAATTTAGAAATGCATGCATTCAAATACATTTGAAATTTCAAGCTCTGAATAAATGTTTCTTACCTGTTGGTCCTCAATGTTGCCTACTGTAATTTTGACCTGGATTAAGGATTCAGACACTGCTGCGCCCCCAGTCGCTGCAGTTGTTAAGCTTGCGAGATCCTCATAGTCTGTGGTTTCCACTGCGCCACCGGCAGGTGGATCCATCCCCCTAAGCAGTGTATCGCAGGCAGATTGCATGGCCCTTACTGCATTTTCATTGCTGTCCACTAGCATGactgtgtgcagtgtgtgtgggtTCCTGCCAAATGCTCTCACTGCCATCACAATGGCCTTGGCACAGAGGTTAATGGGCACACCAAAAATGCCAGAACTGATACAAGGCATAGCCAATGAGCGGCAGCTTCGTCGCTCTGCTAGTTCGAGTGCCTCTTTTACCGCCTTTTCCAGCAGGGCCGTCACTTCCCTGTCCTTGGCATTGCTCCACGTTGGCCCTACTGCATGTATCAGCACCTTGCAGGGCAGCTTTCCAGGTGTGGTTTCCACTGCTGTTCCGGTGGCCACCTTGCCAATTCTTTGTACCAGTTTACTGCTAGCCTGCTGTACCTCCGGCCCTCCCACCCTGCTCAGGGCTGCTGCCACGCCCCCACAGTGTTCTAGGTTCTCATTGGCTGCATTGACTATTGCATCTGCATTCTCTTGGGTAATATTACCCTgtcgcacatacacacagagccccccctCCAGCTGGTACTCAGGAACACCAAAGTCTTTCATCTGGACCAAGCAGCGATGAGTGCGACTAACGACTTGGAGGTATTCCTGTCCTGGGCCCTTGAAGTAGCGATGAGCACCTGGGGAATCAATAGTAACAATCTTCTGGACTAGGGAGCTCAGAGCTTTGCTTATCCTATCACTAGCTGCAGTTACCAAATGCCGGGGTCCCATAAGAATCATCTCAGGTGGTGAGCGAGTTTCAGAAATTGAAACTTGAATACCCGAGTCGTCAATGTCAAGCAGGGCAAACAGCTTACTAATTTGGTCAGACAATTCGGGGTAAGGAAGGGCCACCCTGAACTGATGAATAGCATGGTCCTTCAAGAAACTCTGGACCACATCATTCAACTTGGTTACCGAATCGCGGTAACCCAACAGCTGGACACTATTCTTATTGTAGCGTACCTGTACCCTAGCCTTTCCCGCGTTTAGCTGGAGCTCCTTGTCCTGCAATACCTCCTTCAATTTTGGCAACTGAGTGAGTGAATCGGGAACAGGTACCTCTTCCTCACTGAATTGACTGAGCAGGGCCTTTTGCGCATCCTCCAGATCCTTCTGGGTTAGAGACAACAGAGACAGACCTCTGTCAGTGATTTCAGTTTTTGCTGGGATACCTTTCAAGATGGCATCCAGCGTTTCTGGTCCCTGTGTTCCCAGAAATGAATGCAGCCAAGGGGACAGCCCGGCCACCCGCTGCTCCTGTATTTTTTCTGCCATGGCCGCTACCTTCTTGCGGGCTGACAGGACATCGGCTGCTGGACCTTCAATCACTAGTTGCCCCACATCAGTCTGAGATACCTTAACCCCAGGGAGATGCTCTTTTAgctccttctccagcttcttGCCTAGCAGGAGCAGTCGGGGCTTCCCAAGAGAGCAGGTCGTGTTGACTCTCTCCTGTGTCACTGAGTTTCTGTGTCGCTTTTCCAACATCGACAGGCTCTCCTTCACCTctttttctgaccccactataACTGAAAATCCCTCCCCTGCCTCACTGTACACCTGGAGCTCCTTTGTGGCTATGAAGGGACTATTCTGTAGAGCTTGCAGTATCAAATGGTCAGCTTCATAATGGCaacaatattttgttttcacttGCTCGAACACATGATTTATCATGGTATCTATTTGGCTTGTCTCCTCTACCCTGGGTGTACCTTTCACGACCATATTCTCTGCCTCAGGCTGAAGCTGGAAAGAGCAGAAGAGTGTAGAGAGTTTATGTTGTAGGTCATTTCCAGCCTGAACGTTATCTGTCAGGTAGCGAATCAGGTATGGGTCCAGCTGCACCACTTTCTTATATTTGCCACAAGGGGGTGCCCCAGAGACGGAGTGGAAGTGATGTGTTTGTTCTAAAAATAACAATGAGAATATGATCAGCTAAATTTGATCTCATCAAAAACAATTAGCCAAAAGGTTAATTCGTTAATCATTATTATCAGAGTGACATGCAATGTGGTTTATCTTGAAAGAAGCTGTTTCAAAGCACCAACCTGAGGTTGCTTTAGCAGGTGTTTTTAGAGAGTCCTGAGTAAGGAGATAAGAGAACAAATGAACTTTATGCATGTAGATTAGGATCAACTTATATCATAATTTTAAATCTAGATGTACAATAAAAGGTGTCTTTTTATTATGCACTTATACTGAAACCCTgttctatgtgataccattattattattattattattacgtgATACAAATACCAAAGAAGACAGACTAAAATTCCAAAATTTCACGCAATTTCCCTCATGTGACATGCCAGTAAGATCATTCAACACAGATGAGACCTTTTGACAGAATGTGAAATGCCTTGTGTAAAAGCTGGATTTAGGAAGTCAGTGATGATGCTTGATGGATCAATGAACaaactagggctgcaactatcaaatgttttcatattCAAATATtcagctgtgttttttttttggaatatttGGTATTTGCACAACATTACTGCTAGAGGCACTTTGAAAATGCTCCCATACTTTGGAGCTTTTAGGCTACTTGGAGGAGGAGCATTCAGACTCACACCCACCATCATTTCTGTTTACATAATTGCCTGTTATGTGTGTGTTACATGCTAGAAGAGTTGCACTGGCCCTCTGCTGGAGTCAGAATATGAACTGCGCATGGATTTTAGTTATTAACCAGTTATTCAAATGTGTATTTCTTCTCAAAACTTTTTCatattaatttttttcaaatatctGTTGCagcaccagaaaaaaaaatccaaggaATACCAATAGGAGGTCAACACTAGCTTTACTGAATACAACAAGCCTTTGACTATGTTGACCATGTCAAAATAAGGACTGTTCTCAGGAAAATGGGTGTACCAGTGTATGATATTGTCCTCATCTTAGTGGCTAAAAGCCATGGTCAGGGTGAAATATGGAGATTTTGCATTCAGAACTTCAGAACAGGTAAACTGTCAGAACACAACGGCAGGCTTATGACTGTTGGAAGAAACATCAACAATCGTGACATACTGTTGACACCACACATATACAAGATGTGAACACATGAGGAACGATAATGACCATAGTAAAAAGATCTGACCATGGCTACATGTGAACAAAACAAAGGTCTTGGCTGCAGGAACAGCAGCTAGTTTTAGTGTTGATGGTAAAGACATAGAAGTTTAGCTGCTTGGAACAATAATAAACAACCAGGTATCTGGCTGTTAAAAAATACACTACAGATTGGCACTTGGCAAAGTGGTGATGAAGAACTGAGAAAATTAATTATATATCCTAATTATATATTTCTCAAAAATAATAGTTTCATATTACAATATTAATATTTGAATTTTTGGTTATTCTTTAGagataataataaaacaataaagaaGCAGAGCAGGAAGGCTAACAAACACTTTTAACAATGTCATGGAACAACTGTGTCTGGGACCAAAACAAGCCTGGACTTTCATTTGAAGCCCAAGCAGACATAGTCCCAGACCCAGTGCTTTCTTTCTCTCGTAACATCCAGTTGTGTAAATTGTGTAAAGCATGAAACGGGTATGCTGGCCTTACTGTGGAACAGGGTGAGTCCGCATCCCGACGCACTGACACCACAACTGGGCCACGGGGCGTCTCCAGTGTATGATTTCCCTTTTGGAGAACTCTCTGCTGGTCTGCGAATGTAAAGAAACAGCACTGCTTGAGGAACACATGCATGAATTTGCAATGTCGAAAAAGGGAGAGTGTCTCCTTTGTGAATTTGGGATGTTAGGGTATGCATAAAGAAAAGACAGAGCAGGgtcaaaaaaatgcaaattatgTCAAGAAACACTGGCAAAGGTTTTGTGGCAGCTATATAGTATGGATGAACTGTGCAGGAATTTTAACCATTGTTATATATACCCctaacataatttaaaaataaccaaaaatattttaactaaTATTTCAAAGAAAATTGTCATATTTAATAATCCCATGACTGCCAGAAGTCTGTTATATTACAGACCACCAGTATATTACAGTCATCTTCAGTTCCCACTTATTTCAGGGGCTTTTTGCCTTTAGTTTGGTCTTCAGGCAGATAAGATCTCTCTATACACCTCATTATACATCCGGATGCTTTTATCAGCTGTAATCTCATTAAGAAATGCAAGTGAAATACAAGTTCCTGTGGCAGCCATACACACCCACAATTTGTTTAACTATTGCATTtgacctttactgtcatgcttcaTGCTTACTGTTTCGCATCGTTCAACTTCACAGAGGAATTTGACGCAGCCATCAAAAAGATATTCAGTATACTGCTTTTATattaatgaaaaataacacCGTCATTTATGAATATGTTTTGCTAGGCATGATTATTGTTGACTCTGAGCAGATAATGCCTGTGCAACTCAGAATTCCATGCCAAAGACATACTGCTCCTTCCACCATGTTTTAGAGAAGAAATACTATTCTGAAGATCATGAGCTCCCTTTCTTTCtcgacacatttttattttcatcacTCTGGTATtggtggtgggtgcggcaacacaCTGTAATCCGTGCATTACCTCTGATAGTTGAAAAGGGGTGTTTTTCTTTACtacagtaactttttttttaccaatCAGCTCTGGCACACCTactaatgtttttttctctgtctctgtggTTTTTCTGCGTCATCGTGGCCTGCTTTGATCTCATCAGGTTCTTAAAAATTCTTAAATATGCTTGGGTCTAGAGCCAAaataacaagaacaacaaaaaattGTAATTTCTTATCTATACAATACATCTTTTCAATAAGTGGTCGTTCGGTAAAGTTTGTGTTTACTTTCAGTACTTTCATTTTGAATGTCTGAACTAGGAACTTTCGTTTTCATTTCAAGTTTTCCTTAATTTATTTATCAGGTCCCCTATTCAGTCAGGTGAGCACAGACTTTATTTTCCCGTACCTAAAAGATTCATGAGATTCCgactattttttatttttttttgtattgttgtAACCCAGGAATGCAGTGTTCCTGTTTTTATCCCCCACGCTCGGCAAAtcgtgcccctccccccatcggTGGGGTACTTGATGTTATCGTCCCTTATTTATTTAGATAAATAACAAACCCACCGCGTGACCATCAAGACACAATCGAACACTGAATGCTGTTATTTAAGGGCTGGTCTCTCACCTTCTTGATGCTTGAAGGCA contains the following coding sequences:
- the LOC111858093 gene encoding protein mono-ADP-ribosyltransferase PARP14-like, with the protein product MGEYKYPLFFEVSNLDEKLRKNIEKYFQIRRKSGGGECGPVELVAGGTCKIAFKHQEDQQRVLQKGNHTLETPRGPVVVSVRRDADSPCSTDSLKTPAKATSEQTHHFHSVSGAPPCGKYKKVVQLDPYLIRYLTDNVQAGNDLQHKLSTLFCSFQLQPEAENMVVKGTPRVEETSQIDTMINHVFEQVKTKYCCHYEADHLILQALQNSPFIATKELQVYSEAGEGFSVIVGSEKEVKESLSMLEKRHRNSVTQERVNTTCSLGKPRLLLLGKKLEKELKEHLPGVKVSQTDVGQLVIEGPAADVLSARKKVAAMAEKIQEQRVAGLSPWLHSFLGTQGPETLDAILKGIPAKTEITDRGLSLLSLTQKDLEDAQKALLSQFSEEEVPVPDSLTQLPKLKEVLQDKELQLNAGKARVQVRYNKNSVQLLGYRDSVTKLNDVVQSFLKDHAIHQFRVALPYPELSDQISKLFALLDIDDSGIQVSISETRSPPEMILMGPRHLVTAASDRISKALSSLVQKIVTIDSPGAHRYFKGPGQEYLQVVSRTHRCLVQMKDFGVPEYQLEGGLCVYVRQGNITQENADAIVNAANENLEHCGGVAAALSRVGGPEVQQASSKLVQRIGKVATGTAVETTPGKLPCKVLIHAVGPTWSNAKDREVTALLEKAVKEALELAERRSCRSLAMPCISSGIFGVPINLCAKAIVMAVRAFGRNPHTLHTVMLVDSNENAVRAMQSACDTLLRGMDPPAGGAVETTDYEDLASLTTAATGGAAVSESLIQVKITVGNIEDQQVDALVSPMLGDAPRSSKVGKCLLIKGGRQFSTSLEQTTQTWITVPGGLHVVDGEGGLVGCSIIFLHCARWDGDPQGAAVQTLRKGLRNILCICDTWLLASVAFPMLGTGISLAFPHRIAAQVLLEEIQRHEQNRTSASTLQVHIVIHPSDKHSAAALQACHDVLNLRGFQMAMLPDQTSFYSWVSVTQDEITFMMGSVKLQLVFGDIINETTDVIVNSANSTDKQTGVSNTLLMAAGQKVLDEFNQVRTQSDEFCSTTSGSLACKAIVHIYAQSDLHRVQKLCGKVLKFCQQKGYKSVAFPAVGAGAAGLDAKKVAASMLDGMATVVRDSSPDDVSHIRIILLLRPVFETFRCELESRIGQMAPPPTLKERGKQIVKKIYQTFKKSKQESHGLRLSSLHPPPATFCVTGPGLEAIRKVQEDLKNVLQKQLCEKELKSDELEQLTQAELDSVIDKAQGLELSIKEARPKQADDTRRSFVVQGLKEEVWQFLGEVQQIIGIAFRRTLQEREEELVAVSVKWSIGSPGGDWQDLEKKANYIIEKEYFNSGTTCDVDGPGEAKLRVDIRKKQAIHHVTGRTYQLKRVEFSTDVSPPKSWDVMAQGESLKKVLLQPGTDEYQKVANGFQGTAAQQIIQIERVQNIHLWQAYSVKLEQFREKNGEGEIGEKLLYHGTSAGARVSIEKGGFNRSFAGQHGTAYGIGAYFAVEASYSANPTFSPPDNGGLRYMYVANVLTGHYTVGKSSMKIPPSRPGSDPNDLFDSLVDNNQNPKMFVIFHDDQAYPSYLITFT